One Anastrepha obliqua isolate idAnaObli1 chromosome 6, idAnaObli1_1.0, whole genome shotgun sequence DNA window includes the following coding sequences:
- the LOC129249908 gene encoding uncharacterized protein LOC129249908 has product MEPHNIPADTSPPSTTPFRESDSVHHEAGTPRTSQSVWSQGNDASAHLKMQNEYRIKVKQRQQILDRINIERILPHLSSISVHELEAKLSVLERQYVSFHHLQSELELMNDEELNQPHRYTFDESFCAAKAIIVQRINVLNPARRENIFNSTAIASPSHRVNLPKLQLTKFNGHHRNWMDFYNMFLALVHNNSQLANIEKFQYLRSCLVDSAASLIQSFEVTDENYIKALDLLRSRYGNKRLIFQAHIQHIFEVQGETRPNASSMRAFIDVVNTNLRAVQSLASNQQVSDGILLHLVSSKLNTDTKAKWEEEVTHLFDQRSNAMSFHLPTWEDLAKFLERRCQIADILEAGQPKTLIPRIQLTRHRHNKRDEKWAMVTTKQAKCEFCNAVPHYNAFKCDTFRAMDPLARYNCVKRLNLCLNCLGSGHKSNDCPSVHRCKHCNVKHHTLVHRNDSAITNISSSALKVSLDQSVE; this is encoded by the coding sequence ATGGAGCCTCACAATATACCTGCGGATACGTCACCACCATCAACAACCCCCTTTAGAGAAAGCGATTCGGTGCATCATGAGGCGGGAACACCACGAACTTCCCAATCCGTGTGGTCTCAGGGTAATGATGCGTCTGCTCATTTGAAAATGCAAAATGAGTACCGCATCAAGGTCAAACAGCGTCAACAAATTCTGGATAGAATCAACATCGAACGCATACTTCCGCATCTTAGCAGTATTTCCGTGCACGAGCTCGAGGCAAAATTATCGGTACTGGAACGTCAGTACGTATCATTTCACCATCTACAATCAGAATTGGAGCTAATGAACGATGAAGAACTCAATCAACCACATCGGTATACATTCGATGAATCCTTTTGTGCAGCGAAGGCAATAATAGTGCAGCGCATAAATGTGCTTAACCCCGCACGCCGAGAAAATATATTCAACAGCACAGCGATTGCATCTCCGTCACATCGAGTCAACCTTCCGAAACTTCAACTCACGAAATTCAATGGTCATCATCGAAATTGGATGGATTTTTACAACATGTTTTTAGCGCTCGTTCACAACAACAGCCAATTAGCAAACATCGAGAAGTTTCAGTACCTCCGATCATGTCTCGTCGACTCAGCAGCTAGCCTCATACAATCGTTTGAGGTGACCGATGAAAATTATATCAAGGCGTTGGATCTGTTACGGTCTAGATATGGAAACAAGCGGCTAATTTTCCAAGCTCATATCCAACATATTTTCGAAGTACAGGGAGAAACAAGGCCGAATGCATCATCTATGAGGGCGTTCATAGACGTCGTCAATACCAATTTACGAGCTGTGCAATCACTAGCTTCAAATCAGCAAGTGTCAGATGGCATACTCTTGCATCTGGTATCCTCAAAGCTCAATACAGACACGAAGGCCAAGTGGGAGGAAGAGGTTACCCACTTGTTTGATCAGCGATCAAATGCCATGAGTTTTCATCTGCCCACTTGGGAGGACTTAGCAAAATTCTTAGAACGTCGTTGTcaaattgcagatattttggaAGCCGGGCAGCCTAAAACACTCATACCAAGAATTCAGCTAACAAGACATAGGCACAACAAACGTGACGAAAAATGGGCTATGGTGACTACCAAACAAGCAAAGTGTGAATTTTGCAATGCGGTTCCCCATTATAATGCCTTCAAATGCGACACGTTCCGTGCAATGGATCCACTTGCAAGATATAACTGTGTGAAAAGACTGAACTTGTGCTTGAATTGCCTTGGATCAGGTCATAAATCGAATGATTGTCCTTCAGTCCATCGCTGTAAACACTGCAATGTAAAACATCATACACTAGTACATCGAAATGATTCAGCCATTACCAACATATCATCATCTGCTCTTAAGGTGAGTCTCGATCAATCAGTGGAATAG